One segment of Pseudomonas sp. FP2196 DNA contains the following:
- a CDS encoding nitronate monooxygenase family protein: MSPWPDTRIVDLLGIELPIIQAPMAGATNSSMVIAVCNAGGLGSMPAAMLSIEQLREELKTIRANTDKPFNVNFFCHQPPAEDEQRARDWKNLLEPYYRELGVDFDAPTPVSNRAPFDAAACEVLEEFRPEVVSFHFGLPEKSLLDRVKATGAKILSSATTVDEAVWLEQNGCDAIIAMGYEAGGHRGMFLSDDLSSQVGTFALVPQVVDAVKVPVIAAGAIADARGVAAAFMLGASAAQVGTAYLFTPEAKVSASHHKALRTAKESETAITNLFTGRPARGILNRVMRELGPMTPKAPAFPLAGGALMPLRAKDDAQFANLWAGQAFTLGQDVSSAELTRQLAEGALAKLVRR; encoded by the coding sequence ATGAGTCCATGGCCAGATACCCGCATTGTTGACCTGCTTGGCATTGAACTGCCGATCATCCAGGCCCCGATGGCCGGTGCGACGAACTCATCCATGGTGATCGCCGTGTGCAACGCCGGAGGTTTGGGCTCTATGCCAGCGGCGATGCTTAGCATTGAGCAATTGCGTGAAGAGCTGAAGACGATTCGCGCAAACACCGACAAGCCTTTCAATGTGAATTTCTTCTGCCATCAGCCACCGGCAGAAGATGAGCAGCGCGCGCGCGACTGGAAGAATCTGCTGGAACCGTACTACCGCGAACTGGGCGTCGACTTCGATGCGCCGACACCGGTGTCCAACCGGGCGCCGTTCGATGCAGCGGCGTGCGAAGTGCTGGAGGAATTCCGGCCTGAGGTGGTGAGTTTTCACTTCGGCCTGCCGGAAAAATCCTTGCTCGATCGAGTGAAAGCCACCGGCGCAAAAATCCTCTCTTCTGCAACCACCGTCGATGAAGCGGTCTGGCTGGAGCAGAACGGTTGCGACGCGATCATCGCCATGGGCTATGAGGCTGGCGGCCATCGCGGGATGTTTCTCAGTGATGACTTGAGCAGCCAGGTCGGCACGTTTGCCCTGGTCCCGCAGGTAGTCGATGCAGTGAAAGTGCCGGTGATTGCCGCCGGGGCGATTGCCGATGCCCGCGGAGTTGCGGCGGCTTTCATGCTGGGCGCTTCGGCGGCACAGGTCGGCACCGCGTATCTGTTCACCCCCGAAGCAAAAGTCAGCGCCTCGCATCACAAGGCCCTGCGCACGGCAAAAGAAAGTGAAACAGCGATCACCAACCTTTTCACCGGACGCCCGGCGCGGGGCATTCTCAACCGCGTCATGCGCGAGCTAGGGCCGATGACGCCAAAAGCGCCGGCATTCCCATTGGCCGGTGGTGCTCTGATGCCGCTGCGGGCGAAAGACGATGCACAGTTCGCCAACCTCTGGGCGGGTCAGGCTTTCACGCTGGGCCAAGACGTCAGCAGCGCCGAACTGACGCGGCAGTTGGCCGAAGGCGCATTGGCAAAACTGGTTCGACGTTGA
- the modA gene encoding molybdate ABC transporter substrate-binding protein produces MTILASRFAPACLASLLAVFAIGAVQADEVQVAVAANFTAPIQAIAADFEKDTGHKLVAAYGATGQFYTQIKNGAPFEVFLSADDSTPQKLEKEGDTVKGSRFTYAIGTLALWSAKDGYVDANGDVLKKNEYQHLSIANPKSAPYGLAATQVLDKLKLTEATKSRIVEGQNITQAYQFVSTGNAELGFVALSQIYKDGKVTSGSAWIVPASLHDPIKQDAVILNKGKDSAAAKALVEYLKGPKAAAVIKSYGYQL; encoded by the coding sequence ATGACCATTCTGGCCTCACGTTTTGCCCCTGCCTGCCTTGCATCCTTGCTGGCGGTCTTCGCCATTGGCGCAGTTCAGGCTGATGAAGTACAGGTAGCGGTTGCAGCCAACTTCACCGCTCCGATCCAGGCCATCGCAGCCGACTTCGAAAAAGACACCGGGCACAAACTGGTCGCAGCCTATGGCGCCACCGGCCAGTTCTATACCCAGATCAAGAATGGCGCACCGTTCGAAGTGTTCCTCTCGGCCGACGACAGCACCCCGCAAAAACTCGAAAAAGAAGGCGATACCGTCAAAGGCTCGCGCTTCACTTACGCCATCGGCACCCTCGCCCTGTGGTCGGCGAAAGACGGTTACGTCGATGCCAACGGTGACGTGCTGAAGAAGAACGAGTACCAGCACCTGTCGATCGCCAATCCGAAATCGGCGCCGTACGGCCTGGCTGCTACTCAAGTGCTGGACAAGCTCAAGCTGACGGAAGCCACCAAATCCAGGATCGTTGAGGGTCAGAACATTACCCAGGCCTACCAGTTCGTCTCCACCGGCAACGCCGAGCTGGGCTTCGTGGCGCTGTCGCAAATCTACAAGGACGGTAAAGTCACCAGCGGTTCGGCCTGGATCGTCCCGGCCAGCCTGCATGACCCAATCAAACAGGACGCGGTGATCCTCAACAAAGGCAAGGACAGCGCGGCAGCCAAGGCGCTGGTTGAATACCTCAAAGGCCCGAAAGCCGCTGCGGTGATCAAGTCTTACGGCTACCAGCTCTAA
- the modB gene encoding molybdate ABC transporter permease subunit produces the protein MSLTSADFAAIWLTLKLASLTTVILLIVGTPVALWLSRTRSWLRGPIGAIVALPLVLPPTVIGFYLLLMMGPHGVLGQFTQWLGLGTLTFSFTGLVIGSVIYSMPFVVQPLQNAFSAIGTRPLEVAATLRANPWDTFFSVILPLARPGFVTAAILGFAHTVGEFGVVLMIGGNIPDKTRVVSVQIYDHVEAMEYAQAHWLAGAMLVFSFLVLLVLYSSRKTRAGWS, from the coding sequence ATGTCGCTGACGAGTGCCGATTTCGCGGCGATCTGGCTGACCCTGAAACTGGCGTCACTGACCACCGTGATCCTGTTGATTGTCGGCACTCCGGTTGCCCTTTGGCTGTCGCGCACCCGCTCGTGGTTGCGCGGCCCGATCGGGGCGATCGTCGCCCTGCCCCTTGTGCTGCCGCCGACCGTCATCGGTTTCTATCTGTTGCTGATGATGGGGCCACACGGCGTTCTCGGTCAGTTCACTCAATGGCTGGGGCTCGGCACCCTGACGTTCAGTTTCACCGGACTGGTGATTGGTTCGGTGATCTATTCCATGCCTTTCGTGGTGCAACCTTTGCAAAACGCGTTCTCAGCGATCGGCACCCGCCCGCTGGAAGTGGCCGCCACGTTGCGCGCCAATCCGTGGGACACGTTTTTCAGCGTGATCCTGCCGCTGGCCCGTCCGGGTTTTGTCACCGCAGCGATTCTCGGCTTCGCGCATACCGTCGGTGAATTTGGTGTCGTGCTGATGATCGGCGGCAATATTCCCGACAAAACCCGGGTGGTCTCGGTGCAAATCTACGACCACGTGGAAGCGATGGAATACGCCCAGGCTCATTGGCTGGCGGGCGCGATGCTGGTGTTTTCGTTTCTGGTGTTGCTGGTGCTGTACTCCAGCCGTAAAACCCGCGCGGGCTGGAGCTGA
- the modC gene encoding molybdenum ABC transporter ATP-binding protein, with translation MIDARLQLAYPGFSLDVDLHLPGRGVSALYGHSGSGKTTCLRCIAGLERAEHGFVQINDEVWQDSDSGIFVPPHKRALGYVFQEASLFPHLSVLANLQFGLKRIPKAQRRVDMAQATELLGIGHLLERHPQHLSGGERQRVGIARALLTSPKLLLMDEPLAALDSQRKNEILPYLQRLHDELDIPVLYVSHAQDEVARLADHLVLLNDGKALASGPIGETLARLDLPMAMGDDAGVIIEGQISAYDTEYQLLSLQLPATEMNIRVTHAPMAVGQALRCKVHARDISLALHNDAFSSILNRLPVTVISEQAADNAAHVLIRLDAGGTPLLARITRYSRDQLGVRPGQQLWAQIKAVAVLA, from the coding sequence ATGATTGATGCACGCCTTCAACTTGCTTACCCAGGCTTCAGCCTGGATGTCGATCTGCATTTGCCAGGCCGTGGTGTCAGCGCACTCTACGGTCATTCCGGTTCGGGGAAAACCACGTGCCTGCGCTGCATCGCCGGGCTTGAGCGCGCCGAGCATGGCTTCGTCCAGATCAACGACGAAGTCTGGCAAGACAGCGACAGCGGCATTTTCGTCCCGCCGCACAAACGTGCATTGGGCTATGTATTTCAGGAAGCCAGCCTGTTTCCACATTTGTCGGTGCTGGCCAACCTGCAATTCGGCCTCAAGCGCATTCCCAAGGCTCAGCGCCGGGTCGACATGGCGCAAGCCACCGAGTTGCTGGGCATCGGCCATTTGCTCGAACGTCATCCGCAGCATCTGTCCGGCGGCGAACGTCAGCGTGTCGGCATCGCCCGCGCGCTGCTGACCAGTCCGAAACTGCTACTGATGGACGAGCCGCTGGCCGCGCTCGACAGCCAGCGCAAAAACGAAATCCTGCCTTATCTGCAACGCCTGCATGACGAACTGGATATTCCGGTGCTGTACGTCAGCCATGCACAGGATGAAGTTGCACGTCTGGCCGATCATCTGGTGTTGCTCAACGATGGCAAGGCCCTGGCCAGCGGCCCGATCGGCGAAACCCTCGCCCGTCTGGACTTGCCGATGGCAATGGGCGATGACGCTGGTGTGATCATTGAAGGTCAGATCAGCGCCTACGATACGGAATATCAGTTGCTGAGCCTGCAACTACCTGCCACCGAAATGAACATACGCGTCACTCATGCACCGATGGCCGTGGGCCAGGCCTTGCGCTGCAAGGTACATGCGCGCGACATCAGCCTGGCCCTGCACAACGACGCCTTCAGTAGCATCCTCAATCGCCTGCCGGTGACAGTGATCAGCGAGCAAGCGGCAGACAACGCCGCCCACGTGCTGATACGTCTCGACGCTGGCGGCACTCCGCTGCTGGCACGCATCACACGGTACTCGCGCGATCAACTGGGTGTGCGTCCGGGTCAGCAACTCTGGGCGCAAATCAAGGCAGTCGCAGTGCTCGCCTAA
- a CDS encoding DNA topoisomerase IB has translation MPDTALTDALPSDLHYVDDTQPGITRKKLRGKFCYFEPSGQRITDPDEIKRINALAVPPAYTDVWICLDPRGHLQATGRDARGRKQYRYHARWREVRDADKYSRLREFGLALPKLRKQLETLLAAPGFSRDKVMATVITLLDATLIRVGNTQYARDNRSYGLTTLRSRHVEVNGSAILFQFRGKSGIEHQITVKDRRLARIIKRCLELPGQNLFQYLDEHGERHTVSSSDVNAYLQTLTGADFTAKDYRTWAGSALALAVLRELKHESETEAKRHVVEMVKGVAKQLGNTPAVCRKCYIHPAVVEKFMLGALAELPKPRLRKGLRAEEVALAMFLERMSEMTDAP, from the coding sequence ATGCCCGATACCGCGCTGACCGATGCACTGCCATCAGACCTGCATTACGTCGATGACACACAGCCCGGCATCACCCGCAAAAAACTGCGCGGCAAGTTCTGCTACTTCGAACCGTCGGGCCAGCGCATTACCGACCCCGACGAAATCAAACGCATCAACGCCCTCGCCGTGCCGCCGGCTTACACCGACGTGTGGATCTGCCTCGACCCACGCGGCCATCTGCAAGCCACCGGCCGCGATGCCCGTGGCCGCAAGCAATACCGCTATCACGCGCGCTGGCGCGAAGTGCGCGACGCCGACAAGTACTCGCGGCTGCGCGAGTTCGGCCTGGCGTTACCGAAATTGCGCAAACAGCTTGAAACTTTGCTGGCCGCGCCCGGTTTCAGTCGCGACAAAGTCATGGCCACGGTGATCACCCTGCTCGACGCCACGCTGATCCGCGTCGGCAATACGCAGTACGCGCGCGACAACCGCTCCTACGGCCTGACCACTCTGCGCAGCCGGCATGTCGAGGTCAACGGCAGTGCGATCCTGTTCCAGTTCCGCGGCAAGAGCGGCATCGAACACCAGATAACCGTGAAGGATCGACGTCTGGCGCGGATCATCAAGCGCTGCCTGGAGCTTCCTGGCCAGAACCTGTTCCAGTATCTGGATGAACACGGCGAGAGACACACCGTCAGCTCCTCCGACGTCAACGCTTACCTGCAAACCCTGACCGGCGCCGACTTCACTGCCAAGGACTACCGCACCTGGGCCGGGAGCGCCCTGGCACTCGCGGTTTTGCGCGAGCTTAAACACGAGTCCGAAACGGAAGCCAAACGGCACGTGGTGGAAATGGTGAAGGGTGTCGCCAAACAGTTGGGCAACACACCCGCGGTTTGCCGCAAGTGCTACATCCACCCGGCGGTGGTGGAAAAATTCATGCTCGGTGCCCTCGCCGAATTGCCCAAGCCACGTTTACGCAAGGGGTTACGCGCCGAGGAAGTAGCGTTGGCGATGTTTCTCGAACGCATGAGCGAGATGACCGACGCACCTTGA
- a CDS encoding ATP-binding cassette domain-containing protein — MTHVSRTPALVSLHQLSFQFANGETIFNDLNLKFDHLPTAIVGRNGVGKSVLARLIARQFQPTAGTVVSSVSVHYVPQTFLATPGQTVADACLPWLPIEAPSTRLSLAIHGPMRIAVSGPNGCGKSTLLKLLAGDLTPVHGECHTPVPFTFLDQQLTLLDDRASIVDQLKAQQTPLDEGTLRSYLAHLQLNAQRVTQPCASLSGGERLKAALALAMWRQTPAQLLLLDEPTNHLDLACVEAFERALQTYPGAIVAVSHDQSFLRALNPTHDLTWHAEGWHLQPTS, encoded by the coding sequence ATGACTCACGTCTCGCGTACGCCCGCACTCGTCTCCCTGCATCAACTGAGCTTTCAATTCGCCAACGGCGAGACGATTTTCAACGACCTGAATCTGAAATTCGATCATCTGCCGACCGCTATCGTCGGACGCAACGGTGTCGGCAAAAGTGTGCTTGCGCGGCTGATTGCCAGGCAGTTTCAGCCCACTGCCGGCACTGTGGTGAGTTCGGTTTCGGTGCACTATGTCCCACAGACCTTCCTCGCGACACCCGGTCAAACGGTGGCCGATGCGTGCCTGCCATGGCTGCCGATTGAGGCGCCCTCAACCCGGTTGAGCCTCGCCATCCACGGGCCGATGCGCATTGCCGTCAGCGGTCCCAACGGGTGTGGCAAATCAACCCTGCTGAAACTTCTCGCCGGTGATCTGACACCTGTTCACGGTGAATGCCATACCCCCGTGCCTTTTACGTTCCTCGATCAGCAATTGACGCTGCTGGATGACCGGGCATCCATCGTTGACCAACTGAAGGCACAACAAACACCGTTGGACGAAGGCACCTTGCGCAGTTACCTGGCGCACCTGCAACTGAATGCGCAACGCGTTACCCAGCCCTGCGCGTCGCTCAGTGGCGGTGAACGCTTGAAAGCCGCCCTTGCCCTTGCGATGTGGCGCCAGACACCCGCACAACTGCTGCTATTGGATGAGCCGACCAATCATCTTGATCTGGCCTGCGTGGAAGCTTTCGAACGTGCCTTACAGACTTATCCTGGGGCCATTGTCGCGGTTTCCCACGATCAGTCGTTTCTACGCGCGTTAAACCCGACCCATGATTTGACTTGGCACGCCGAAGGCTGGCACTTGCAACCGACGAGTTGA
- a CDS encoding LysR family transcriptional regulator, protein MDKLLALKMFVETVRCGGYSSAARKLGLSTSSVTRQVAGLENELGASLLNRTTRNTSVTVAGQTYFEKAVAILDAIDEADAVVADRGSEAQGRLRISVPVEFGRRIIAPHLSRLLDRHPGLEISLSLSDQVSDLLSEQIDVSVRLGSSVVSEDIVSKRVGAFQRWVVASPDYLSRHPTPCHPRDLLELQCLRFDYAGSHLHWTFQGDEETIQLNVHGRLQSNNADILREAAIAGGGVTLLADWLVRDDVAAGRLTRLLEHYEVNPGSASCCINALYLPNHRGSSRINVFIEFLEEILAAR, encoded by the coding sequence ATGGACAAGTTGCTGGCACTGAAGATGTTTGTCGAAACCGTACGTTGCGGGGGGTATTCGTCTGCTGCACGTAAACTCGGCCTTTCTACTTCTTCGGTGACGCGCCAGGTGGCGGGACTGGAAAACGAGCTCGGCGCCAGCCTGCTCAACCGCACGACTCGCAATACCAGCGTCACTGTCGCCGGCCAAACCTATTTCGAGAAAGCCGTGGCCATTCTCGACGCCATCGATGAGGCCGACGCGGTCGTCGCCGATCGTGGCAGCGAGGCCCAAGGACGACTGCGAATCAGCGTCCCCGTCGAGTTTGGCCGGCGCATTATTGCGCCACATCTGAGCCGGTTGCTGGATCGTCATCCGGGGCTGGAAATCAGCCTGTCGTTAAGCGATCAGGTCAGTGACCTTTTGAGTGAGCAAATCGATGTTTCAGTGCGTCTCGGCTCCTCGGTGGTCAGCGAAGATATCGTCAGCAAGCGGGTAGGGGCATTTCAGCGCTGGGTCGTGGCCAGCCCTGATTATCTGAGTCGGCACCCGACGCCATGCCATCCCCGCGACCTGCTCGAACTCCAATGCCTGCGCTTTGATTACGCAGGCTCCCACCTGCACTGGACCTTTCAGGGCGACGAAGAAACCATCCAGCTGAACGTCCATGGTCGTCTGCAAAGCAACAACGCCGACATCCTGCGCGAAGCAGCTATCGCCGGCGGCGGGGTGACCTTGCTAGCCGATTGGCTGGTGCGCGACGACGTCGCGGCAGGGCGCCTGACCCGATTGCTGGAACACTATGAAGTCAATCCCGGCAGTGCGAGCTGTTGCATCAATGCGCTGTATTTGCCCAATCACCGGGGTTCCAGCCGGATCAATGTGTTTATTGAATTTCTTGAGGAGATTCTCGCTGCGAGATAG
- a CDS encoding MFS transporter, whose product MLTGNTAATADQPASLSGLMVAFLAFCCGAVVANLYYAQPIVELIAPQIGLSSSNASLIVSLTQFGYALGLLLLVPLADLMENRRLVVGFTLAASVTLLCAGLTHSPSMFLVLSLLIGLTSVAVQILVPLAAHLAPEATRGRVVGNIMSGLLLGILLSRPLSSLLVEVFGWRGVFFSAAALMAVIAVIMATALPRRVPTHRATYAALISSVFALARRHAVLRQRSLYQGLLFASFSLFWTLAPIELMRHHGFSQAQVAIFALVGAVGAVAAPIAGRLADAGHGRRGTLAALLLAPVSLLIAALPGSSYVWLVVCAVLLDFAVQLNMVLGQREVYAIDPHSRARLNAVYMTSIFVGGALGSLVASPLYEHFGWNLSAVTVALLPALALAMFLSSKRS is encoded by the coding sequence ATGCTCACGGGCAACACGGCGGCCACGGCCGACCAACCCGCTTCACTCTCAGGCCTGATGGTCGCGTTCCTGGCTTTTTGCTGTGGCGCGGTCGTGGCCAACCTCTATTACGCGCAGCCGATTGTCGAACTGATCGCGCCGCAGATCGGCCTGTCCAGCAGCAATGCCAGTCTGATCGTTTCTCTTACGCAGTTCGGTTATGCACTGGGCCTGCTGCTGTTGGTGCCGCTGGCGGACTTGATGGAAAACCGTCGTCTGGTCGTGGGTTTTACCCTGGCCGCGAGCGTGACCCTGCTGTGCGCCGGGTTGACCCACTCGCCGTCGATGTTTCTTGTCTTGTCATTGCTGATCGGCCTCACCTCGGTGGCGGTGCAGATTCTGGTGCCGTTGGCGGCGCACCTGGCGCCCGAAGCCACGCGGGGTCGTGTGGTGGGTAACATCATGAGCGGTTTGCTGTTGGGCATTCTGCTGTCGCGGCCGCTGTCGAGCCTGTTGGTGGAAGTGTTCGGCTGGCGCGGCGTGTTTTTCAGCGCGGCGGCATTGATGGCCGTGATCGCCGTGATCATGGCGACTGCGCTGCCACGTCGAGTGCCGACCCATCGGGCGACTTATGCTGCCCTGATCAGCTCCGTGTTTGCCTTGGCCCGTCGGCACGCGGTGCTGCGTCAACGCTCGCTGTATCAAGGTCTGTTGTTTGCCAGTTTCAGTCTGTTCTGGACGCTGGCGCCCATCGAACTGATGCGTCATCACGGTTTCAGCCAGGCGCAAGTGGCGATTTTTGCTCTGGTCGGTGCGGTCGGTGCAGTGGCTGCGCCTATCGCCGGGCGGCTGGCCGATGCCGGGCATGGTCGGCGCGGGACACTCGCCGCGTTGCTGCTGGCGCCCGTTTCATTGTTGATCGCAGCGCTGCCGGGTAGCAGTTATGTATGGCTGGTGGTGTGTGCGGTGCTGCTGGATTTTGCTGTGCAACTGAACATGGTGCTGGGCCAGCGCGAGGTCTACGCCATTGACCCGCACAGTCGCGCTCGCCTGAATGCCGTGTACATGACCAGCATCTTCGTCGGCGGCGCCTTGGGTTCGCTGGTGGCGAGCCCGCTCTACGAGCACTTTGGCTGGAACCTGTCGGCGGTCACGGTGGCATTGCTGCCGGCGCTGGCCCTGGCCATGTTCCTGAGCAGCAAGCGCAGTTGA
- a CDS encoding c-type cytochrome, whose product MKVGFIRTRAFWIGATALAATGALGAAMLMWRPAIAPVERPKTFDSAQLQRGARVVEAGDCAVCHTRPGGQYLAGGLPLETPFGTLYSTNITPDPQTGIGQWSLPAFERAMREGIARDGHFLYPAFPYVHYWRMSTRDIADAYAYLMSGPAVDSPARQNRMNFPMNIRPLVSFWNLLFLHAKPLMPVAQQSDAWNRGRYLVEGPGHCAGCHSPLNLIGAEKSGERLAGGAVDGWDAPSLLGMARRVNPWSSEQLERYLRAEVVDGRRISALSSEAGGGRFVMLISRPKSSSFQQHEVVPLLGSTAWVRWCMTTYVKRCEPSWQTHSPAPLLIKWLKSFSTRLERHLFRWALLSATQLSRAVSAI is encoded by the coding sequence ATGAAGGTCGGTTTCATCAGAACCAGAGCGTTCTGGATCGGTGCGACAGCCCTCGCTGCGACGGGCGCACTCGGCGCGGCCATGCTGATGTGGCGGCCGGCGATCGCGCCTGTCGAGCGTCCAAAGACGTTCGACTCCGCGCAATTGCAACGCGGCGCGCGAGTGGTCGAGGCTGGCGACTGTGCGGTGTGTCATACCCGTCCCGGCGGCCAATATCTGGCGGGAGGGTTGCCGCTGGAGACCCCGTTCGGCACGCTCTACAGCACCAACATCACCCCTGACCCGCAAACCGGCATCGGCCAATGGTCGTTGCCGGCGTTCGAGCGGGCCATGCGCGAAGGCATCGCTCGCGACGGCCACTTCCTGTACCCGGCCTTTCCGTATGTTCACTACTGGCGCATGAGCACACGCGATATTGCCGACGCGTACGCCTACTTGATGAGTGGCCCGGCCGTCGATTCACCGGCCCGGCAAAACCGGATGAACTTCCCGATGAACATTCGGCCGCTGGTGTCGTTCTGGAATCTGCTGTTCCTGCATGCAAAACCCTTGATGCCAGTGGCACAGCAATCCGATGCATGGAATCGCGGGCGCTATCTGGTCGAAGGGCCTGGCCACTGCGCCGGATGCCATTCGCCGCTGAATCTGATCGGTGCCGAGAAATCCGGTGAACGTCTTGCAGGCGGTGCGGTGGACGGTTGGGACGCGCCGTCATTGCTCGGTATGGCCCGTCGCGTTAACCCTTGGAGCAGTGAACAGTTAGAGCGTTACCTACGCGCAGAAGTGGTGGATGGACGAAGGATCAGCGCATTATCTTCGGAGGCCGGAGGTGGCAGGTTCGTGATGTTGATCTCCAGGCCAAAGTCATCATCGTTTCAGCAGCACGAGGTGGTGCCCCTCCTCGGTTCGACGGCCTGGGTTCGATGGTGCATGACAACGTACGTCAAGAGATGCGAGCCGTCCTGGCAGACACACTCCCCTGCCCCTTTATTGATCAAGTGGCTCAAGAGCTTCTCGACGAGGCTCGAAAGACATTTATTTCGCTGGGCCTTGCTAAGCGCTACACAGTTGAGTCGGGCGGTAAGTGCTATTTGA
- a CDS encoding Imm15 family immunity protein, which translates to MAVFFESYESFEEIPLVSRYKRLNFLKKEMSNDSVSAVLAGAAIFLINLIRVMESADTQNFYAITFTDFDGLDDQDVIVPNIFVYPAPASVGFLDKLKERSGKVASREMKEVKNYFDKLGSKALFDFRESRFYDSVCGEDIIRIFAVPKALNGKIKKSTFIDSKP; encoded by the coding sequence ATGGCTGTGTTCTTTGAGAGCTATGAAAGCTTCGAGGAAATACCGCTTGTATCTAGATACAAGCGGTTGAATTTCTTAAAAAAAGAGATGAGCAACGATAGCGTTTCTGCAGTTCTGGCGGGCGCAGCTATTTTTCTTATCAATTTGATAAGGGTAATGGAGTCGGCGGATACGCAAAATTTCTACGCCATAACATTTACCGATTTTGATGGCTTGGATGATCAAGATGTTATTGTTCCTAATATCTTTGTTTATCCAGCGCCTGCGTCAGTCGGCTTTCTTGACAAGCTCAAAGAGAGGAGTGGAAAGGTTGCGTCGCGGGAAATGAAAGAAGTAAAAAATTATTTTGATAAGTTGGGTAGTAAGGCTCTTTTCGATTTTCGTGAAAGCAGATTTTATGATTCTGTGTGTGGTGAAGACATCATTAGGATTTTTGCCGTCCCCAAAGCATTGAATGGAAAAATTAAAAAGTCGACTTTCATTGATTCGAAGCCGTGA
- a CDS encoding RHS repeat-associated core domain-containing protein, which yields MREERSHWAKQQGIANPIRFQGQYHDHEIGLRYNRYRYYDPMVGRFISHDPIGYEVGCTCLSTLRIL from the coding sequence ATACGGGAGGAACGGTCGCACTGGGCGAAGCAGCAGGGCATTGCGAACCCTATTCGATTTCAAGGGCAGTACCATGATCATGAAATCGGTCTGCGCTACAATCGATATCGCTACTATGATCCGATGGTCGGGCGATTTATCAGCCATGATCCGATTGGCTATGAGGTGGGTTGTACCTGTTTGAGTACGCTCCGAATCCTTTGA
- a CDS encoding RHS domain-containing protein has product MSTHSINLMELPSYDKAYSLELDPLWNHSVVSPPIDVISWYQCDHLGTPLEMTDQNGDVVWSAQYKA; this is encoded by the coding sequence ATGTCGACTCATTCCATTAATCTGATGGAATTGCCCAGCTATGATAAGGCATACAGTCTGGAGTTGGATCCGCTTTGGAATCACTCAGTAGTATCACCACCTATTGATGTGATTTCCTGGTACCAATGCGACCACTTGGGCACGCCTTTGGAGATGACCGATCAGAACGGTGACGTCGTATGGAGCGCTCAGTATAAGGCTTAG